From the genome of Gracilinanus agilis isolate LMUSP501 chromosome 2, AgileGrace, whole genome shotgun sequence, one region includes:
- the TPPP3 gene encoding tubulin polymerization-promoting protein family member 3 yields MAGHPDVEGLEESFRKFAIHGDTKATGQEMNGKNWAKLCKDCKVADGKNVTGTDVDIVFSKVKGKTARVINYEEFKKALEELAAKRFKGKDKEEAFDAICKLVAGKEPANVGVTKAKTGGAVERLTDTSKYTGSHKERFDESGKGKGIAGRQDILDDSGYVSAYKHAGTYDSKVKK; encoded by the exons ATGGCAGGGCACCCTGACGTGGAAGGCTTGGAGGAGAGCTTCCGAAAGTTCGCCATCCATGGGGACACCAAGGCCACGGGACAGGAGATGAACGGCAAGAACTGGGCCAAACTGTGTAAAGACTGCAAAGTTGCTGATGGCAAAAATGTCACGGGCACAGACGTGGACATTGTCTTCTCTAAAGTCAA GGGGAAGACTGCCCGGGTCATCAATTATGAGGAGTTTAAGAAGGCCCTGGAGGAGCTGGCTGCAAAGAGATTTAAGGGCAAGGACAAGGAGGAGGCATTTGATGCCATCTGCAAGCTGGTGGCAGGCAAAGAGCCGGCCAACGTGGGCGTCACC AAAGCCAAAACGGGAGGAGCCGTGGAGCGCTTGACTGATACTAGCAAGTACACCGGCTCCCACAAGGAGCGCTTCGATGAAAGTGGCAAAGGAAAGGGCATCGCAGGGCGGCAGGACATCCTGGATGACAGCGGTTATGTGAGCGCCTACAAGCATGCAGGAACCTATGACTCCAAGGTGAAAAAGTGA